The Hypanus sabinus isolate sHypSab1 chromosome 3, sHypSab1.hap1, whole genome shotgun sequence genome contains a region encoding:
- the LOC132391087 gene encoding regucalcin-like — protein sequence MASIKIECVVKDKYGIGESPVWEEKHGSLLYIDIIGQKVCRWNATTKEVKTVHLDAPVGSVAPRKSGGYVLATGRRFAFLDWEKETVTDIASIDQDKPNNRFNDGKVDPAGRFYAGTMAMETAPAEVERNQGSVYSLQTDHSVVKHFDQVDISNGLDWSLDHKVFYYIDSLSFKVDAFDYDLQSGKISNRRLVYKLEKEEAIPDGQCIDAEGRLWVACFKGGRVIRIDPETGKRIQTVKLPVDQTTSCCFGGKDYSELYVTSGTIAMDEEYHKRQPLAGGIFKVTGLGVKGIAPYSYAG from the exons ATGGCTTCCATTAAAATTGAATGTGTCGTGAAAGACAAGTATGGAATTGGAGAGAGCCCGGTTTGGGAAGAAAAGCATGGTTCCCTTCTCTACATCGACATAATTGGCCAAAAGGTGTGCAGGTGGAATGCTACCACGAAGGAAGTGAAGACTGTCCACCTTG ATGCCCCTGTTGGATCAGTAGCCCCTCGGAAATCAGGGGGATATGTTCTGGCAACGGGAAGAAGATTTGCCTTTCTGGATTGGGAAAAGGAAACTGTTACTGATATTGCCTCAATTGACCAAGATAAACCAAACAACAGATTTAACGATGGAAAAGTTGACCCAGCTGGACGCTTCTATGCAG GGACCATGGCCATGGAGACTGCTCCAGCTGAAGTGGAGAGAAACCAGGGGTCAGTGTACTCTCTGCAGACCGACCATTCCGTGGTCAAGCACTTTGATCAGGTGGAcatttccaatggtttagactGGTCGCTGGATCACAAGGTCTTCTATTATATCGACAGCTTGTCTTTTAAAGTGGATGCATTTGACTATGACCTGCAGTCAGGAAAAATCT CAAATCGAAGACTTGTGTACAAGCTTGAGAAAGAGGAAGCTATTCCCGACGGACAGTGCATTGATGCAGAGGGAAGGCTTTGGGTTGCCTGCTTCAAAGGTGGAAGAGTCATCCGGATAGATCCTGAGACAG GTAAAAGAATCCAGACGGTGAAACTGCCTGTTGACCAGACAACATCTTGCTGCTTTGGGGGCAAGGATTACTCTGAACTATATGTAACATCCGGTACAATTGCGATGGATGAAGAGTATCATAAGAGACAACCGCTAGCAGGTGGCATTTTTAAG